Proteins from a genomic interval of Schistocerca piceifrons isolate TAMUIC-IGC-003096 chromosome 3, iqSchPice1.1, whole genome shotgun sequence:
- the LOC124788402 gene encoding uncharacterized protein LOC124788402, with the protein MAALLRDAVEGQSILMTALLREAVEVQSILMTALLRDVVEGQSILMTALLRDVVEGQSILMAALLRDVVKGQSILMAALLRYVGDGQSILMAALLRDVVEGQSILMAALLRDVVEGQSILMTALLRDVVEGQSILMTALLRDVVEGQTILLTALLQDVLEG; encoded by the coding sequence atggcggcactactgcgagatgcagtcgagggtcagagcattctgatgacggcactactgcgagaagCAGTCGAGgttcagagcattctgatgacggcactactgcgagatgtagtcgagggtcagagcattctgatgacggcactactgcgagatgtagtcgagggtcagagcattctgatggcggcactactgcgagatgtagtcaagggtcagagcattctgatggcggcactactgcgataTGTAGGCGacggtcagagcattctgatggcggcactactgcgagatgtagtcgagggtcagagcattctgatggcggcactactgcgagatgtagtcgagggtcagagcattctgatgacagcactactgcgagatgtagtcgagggtcagagcattctgatgacagcactactgcgagatgtagtcgagggtcaaacCATTCTGCTGACGGCACTACTGCAAGATGTACTCGAGGGTTAG
- the LOC124788403 gene encoding uncharacterized protein LOC124788403: MAALLRDVVEGQSILMAALLRDVVEGQSILMTALLRDVDESQSILMAALLRDVVDGQSILMTALLRDVVEGQSILMTALPRDVVEGQSILMTALLRDVVEGQIILMTALLRDVVEGQSILMTALLRDVVEGQSILMAALLPDVVEGQTILMTALLQDVLEG, from the coding sequence atggcggcactactgcgagatgtagtcgagggtcagagcattctgatggcggcactactgcgagatgtagtcgagggtcagagcattctgatgacggcactactgcgagatgtagacgaaagtcagagcattctgatggcggcactactgcgagatgtagtcgatggtcagagcattctgatgacggcactactgcgagatgtagtcgagggtcagagcattctgatgacggctctaccgcgagatgtagtcgagggtcagagcattctgatgacggcactactgcgagatgtagtcgagggtcagatcattctgatgacggcactactgcgagatgtagtcgagggtcagagcattctgatgacagcactactgcgagatgtagtcgagggtcagagcattctgatggcggcactactgccagatgtagtcgagggtcagaccATTCTGATGACTGCACTACTGCAAGATGTACTCGAGGGTTAG
- the LOC124788404 gene encoding uncharacterized protein LOC124788404: MTVLLRDVVEGQSILMAALLRDVIEGQSILMTALLRDVVEGQSILMAALLRDVVVGRSILMTALLRDVVEGQSILLAALLRDVVMGQSILMTALLRDVVEGQSILMAALLRDVVEGRSILMAALLRDVVEGQSILMAALLRDVVEGQSILMTALLRDVVEGQSILMAALLRDVVEGQSILMTALLRDVVEGQSILMTALLRDVDEGQSILMAALLRDVVEDQSILMAALLRDVVEDQSILMAALLRDVVMGQSILMTALLRDVVEGQSILMAALLRDVVEGRSILMAALLRDVVEGQSILMAALLRDVVEGQSILMAALLRDVVEGQSILMAALLRDVVEGQSIQMAALLRDVVEGQSILMAALPRDVV; encoded by the coding sequence ATGACGgtactactgcgagatgtagtcgagggtcagagcattctgatggcggcactactgcgagatgtaatCGAGGgccagagcattctgatgacggcactactgcgagatgtagtcgagggtcagagcattctgatggcagcactactgcgagatgtagtcgtgGGTcggagcattctgatgacggcactactgcgagatgtagtcgagggtcagagcattctgttggcggcactactgcgagatgtagtcatgggtcagagcattctgatgacggcactactgcgagatgtagtcgagggtcagagcattctaatggcggcactactgcgagatgtagtcgaggggcggagcattctgatggcggcactactgcgagatgtagtcgagggtcaaagcattctgatggcggcactactgcgagatgtagtcgagggtcagagcattttgatgacggcactactgcgagatgtagtcgagggtcagagcattctgatggcggcactactgcgagatgtagtcgagggtcagagcattctaatgacggcactactgcgagatgtagtcgagggtcagagcattctgatgacggcactactgcgagatgtagacgaaggtcagagcattctgatggcggcactactgcgagatgtagtcgaggatcagagcattctgatggcggcactactgcgagatgtagtcgaggatcagagcattctgatggcggcactactgcgagatgtagtcatgggtcagagcattctgatgacggcactactgcgagatgtagtcgagggtcagagcattctaatggcggcactactgcgagatgtagtcgaggggcggagcattctgatggcggcactactgcgagatgtagtcgagggtcaaagcattctgatggcggcactactgcgagatgtagtcgagggtcagagcattctaatggcggcactactgcgagatgtagtcgagggtcagagcattctgatggcggcactactgcgagatgtagtcgagggtcagagcattcagatggcggcactactgcgagatgtagtcgaaggtcagagcattctgatggcggctctaccgcgagatgtagtctaG